The following are from one region of the Periophthalmus magnuspinnatus isolate fPerMag1 chromosome 5, fPerMag1.2.pri, whole genome shotgun sequence genome:
- the b4galt7 gene encoding beta-1,4-galactosyltransferase 7, whose translation MMYSSRRKPVLYFKEEKRFPWSMWRCSRCSVFQLFGLCMVLVLVPLLWLQLSCSGDMSSSQRSSAPCPPPVQGSKRDQSLEPDPSSWGPHKLALVVPFRERFEELLVFVPFMHSFLNKKKIRHKILIINQIDHYRFNRASLINVGYLESGNDTDYLAMHDVDLLPLNDALDYGFPADGPFHVASPELHPLYHYKTYVGGILLLTKKHYKMCNGMSNRFWGWGREDDEFYRRLKKAELQLYRPTGINTGYKTFQHIHDPAWRKRDQKRVAAQKQEQFKVDPDGGLSNLMYSVESRQEITINGAPCTIINTKLDCDQEHTPWCILG comes from the exons ATGATGTATTCGTCCAGAAGAAAGCCAGTGCTGTATttcaaagaggagaaaag GTTCCCGTGGAGTATGTGGCGTTGCTCTCGCTGTAGTGTCTTCCAGCTCTTCGGCCTGTGCATGGTGCTGGTTCTGGTGCCTCTCCTGTGGCTGCAGCTTTCCTGTTCTGGAGACATGTCCTCATCCCAGCGCTCCTCAGCCCCCTGTCCCCCCCCGGTCCAGGGCTCAAAGAGGGACCAGAGCCTGGAGCCTGACCCGAGCAGCTGGGGCCCGCACAAACTGGCCCTGGTGGTGCCCTTCAGGGAGAGGTTTGAGGAGCTCCTGGTCTTTGTGCCCTTCATGCACAGCTTCCTCAACAAGAAGAAGATCAGACACAAGATACTCATCATCAACCAGATAGACCACTACAG GTTTAACCGCGCCTCCCTGATAAACGTGGGTTACCTGGAGAGTGGTAATGACACAGACTACTTGGCCATGCACGATGTGGATCTGCTGCCCCTCAACGATGCCCTGGACTACGGTTTCCCCGCCGACGGGCCCTTCCACGTAGCTTCACCTGAGCTGCATCCGCTTTACCATTACAAGACCTACGTGGGAGGGATTCTACTGCTCACCAAGAAGCACTACAAGATG tGTAATGGCATGTCCAACCGCTTCTGGGGCTGGGGGCGAGAGGATGATGAGTTTTACAGGCGTCTGAAGAAAGCTGAGCTGCAG TTGTACCGTCCAACTGGGATCAACACAGGGTACAAGACGTTTCAGCACATCCACGATCCGGCCTGGAGGAAGAGGGACCAGAAGAGAGTGGCAGCACAGAAACAG GAGCAGTTTAAGGTGGACCCAGACGGCGGACTTTCTAACCTCATGTACTCTGTGGAGTCCCGACAGGAAATTACCATAAATGGAGCCCCGTGTACGATCATAAACACCAAACTGGATTGTGACCAGGAGCACACGCCCTGGTGCATTCTGGGATAG
- the tmed9 gene encoding transmembrane emp24 domain-containing protein 9 — MVVVSMKSSALSLLLLNLFSSLVSSLYFHIGETEKKCFIEEIPDETMIIGNYRTHLYDKQKEEYLPATQGLGMFVEVKDPDDKVILSRQYGSEGRFTFTSHTPGEHQICLHSNSSKFALFAGGMLRVHLDIQVGEHANNYAEIAAKDKLTELQLRVRQLVEQVDQIQKEQNYQRYREERFRQTSESTNQRVLWWSIVQTLILVAIGIWQMRHLKSFFEAKKLV, encoded by the exons ATGGTGGTTGTCAGCATGAAGTCCAGTGCTTTATCTTTGTTACTCTTGAACCTTTTCTCCAGCCTGGTGTCCTCCTTGTACTTCCACATCGGGGAGACCGAAAAGAAATGTTTCATAGAAGAGATCCCCGATGAGACCATGATCATCG GTAACTACCGCACTCACCTGTATGACAAACAGAAGGAGGAATACCTGCCTGCCACTCAGGGCCTGGGAATGTTTGTGGAGGTGAAAGACCCTGACGACAAG GTGATCCTGTCTCGTCAGTATGGCTCGGAGGGACGCTTCACCTTTACCTCCCACACTCCCGGAGAGCACCAGATCTGCCTGCACTCCAACTCCTCCAAGTTCGCCCTCTTCGCTGGAGGCATGCTG AGAGTGCACTTGGACATCCAGGTGGGAGAACACGCTAACAATTACGCCGAGATTGCAGCTAAAGACAAGCTAACAGAGCTGCAACTCAGAGTCCGACAGCTGGTGGAACAGGTGGACCAGATCCAGAAGGAGCAGAACTACCAGAGG TACCGTGAGGAACGTTTCCGTCAGACCAGCGAGAGCACCAACCAGAGGGTCCTGTGGTGGTCCATAGTCCAGACCCTGATCCTGGTCGCCATTGGCATCTGGCAAATGAGGCATCTCAAGTCCTTCTTCGAGGCCAAGAAACTGGTCTAA